The following is a genomic window from Thermodesulfobacteriota bacterium.
AGGCACCATCCGCCGGGATCTGGCCACGGACATCGAGAAAAACGTGGTCCATGGCTCGGACGCGCCGGAAACCGCGGCCTTTGAAATCGGCTATTTTTTCAACGCCTTTGAAATCGTCCGGTAGGCATGACCGCGGCAGCCGTCCTGGAAAACACCGCCATTGTCCTGGTGCGGCCCCGTATTCCGGAAAATATCGGGGCCTGCTGCCGGGCCATGATGAACATGGGCCTCCGGCGGCTGGTGGTAGTGGCACCGGAGAACCTCGAGTTCGACCGGATTTACAAAACCGCCACCCACGTGGCCGTGGCCGTGGCGGACGCCATACAGGTCTGTGACAGCCTGGAAACGGCCTTGTCTTCCTTTACCTATATCGCCGGGACGACCGCCCGAAGGGGGAAGCAGCGCCAGCTGGTTTTGCCCCCGGAGCAGCTGGCCCGCAAAATGGTTGCTCTTTCCGCGGACAATTCCATGGCCATTCTGTTCGGTCCCGAGGACCGGGGGCTGGAAAACGACGAACTGCGCTTTTGTCACAACCTGATCACCATACCGACGGCGGATTTTTCGTCGCTGAATCTGGCTCAGGCGGTCATGATCGTCTGCTATGAAATCTTCCGGGCGGCCGGCGAGAAGGAGCCTGAATTCCAACCCCGTCTGGCCAATCACCACGAGCTGGAGGGCATGTACGATCACTTAAAGGACGCCCTGATCAAGATCGATTTTGTCAACCGCAGCAACCCGGATTACTGGATGAACAATTTCCGCCGGTTTTTTGCACGGGTCGGCCTGACGGCCAAGGAAGTCCGGCTGATCCGCGGCATCTGCCGACAGATCAACTGGTATGGAGAGAAACGGTACGCCGACGGAAAAAAA
Proteins encoded in this region:
- a CDS encoding RNA methyltransferase, coding for MTAAAVLENTAIVLVRPRIPENIGACCRAMMNMGLRRLVVVAPENLEFDRIYKTATHVAVAVADAIQVCDSLETALSSFTYIAGTTARRGKQRQLVLPPEQLARKMVALSADNSMAILFGPEDRGLENDELRFCHNLITIPTADFSSLNLAQAVMIVCYEIFRAAGEKEPEFQPRLANHHELEGMYDHLKDALIKIDFVNRSNPDYWMNNFRRFFARVGLTAKEVRLIRGICRQINWYGEKRYADGKKEGRP